In Deinococcus fonticola, the DNA window TAGAGCAACGTCAGTTTGCTTGTTCCCGGTGGGGATAGGGCCGCACGCCAACGCGATTACCGGCCCGCTCCCACCGCGCGTTCCTTCTCTCTGTTTTCTTCGCTCTGGTGGAGCACTTCTTCCACATTCGGCCATTCGATGATCTGAAAGCGGCTGTTGCGGATGGCGGGCGTGAATCCGGCGTCGTGGGCAATGCGGATGAGTTCGCGTTTGGTCACGCTGTGGCGGTCATGCCCACCGGCCGCGCTGACCACGTTTTCTTCGAGCATGGTGGAACCTAAATCGTTCGCGCCGTAGTACAGGGCGGCCTGCGCGACCTTGAAGCCCTGCGCGGGCCAGGAGGCCTGGATGTTGGGGATGTTGTCCAGCGCGATGCGGGCGATGGCAAGTTGCTGAAGGTATTCGTGCGCGGTGGCGCCGGGGGCCTTGCCGTGCAGGCGGGTGTTTTCGGTCTGAAGCGTCCACATGGCGAAGCCTGAAAAGCCGTTACCGTCGTAGTCCTGTGTAGCTTTGTCCTGCTGATCACGGATTTTCAGGAGGTGGCGGGCACGCTGGGCGTAACTTTCGCCAAAGCCGATGACCATGGTGCTGATGGTGTACAGGCCCTTGCGCTGCGCAGCGTCGATGATGCGGAACCAGTCGTCGGCGCGGATACGGGCGGGAGCAGCCCCCGCACGAACGTCGTCTTCCAGAATCTCGCCGCCCGCGCCAGGCAGGCCGTCCAGGCCCGCTTCGATCAGCACGTCCAGCAGTTCGTCGAGGCTCAGGCCGAAGGTCTTCTCGAAGAACAGCACTTCCTCGGGCGAAAAAGCGTCGATACGGATGCTGGGGTGGTGTTCCTTGATGTGCCTCAGCAGG includes these proteins:
- the mqnC gene encoding cyclic dehypoxanthinyl futalosine synthase; the protein is MTALPATAAAVLDPVLEKAARGERLDAQEIERLYSLPLPDVAAVANDLRLARRDPNVVTFLIDRNINYTNICNVGCNFCAFYRTRRQKDSYTLDYEQISQKIRELEDVGGNRILMQGGVNPELPLEYYTGLLRHIKEHHPSIRIDAFSPEEVLFFEKTFGLSLDELLDVLIEAGLDGLPGAGGEILEDDVRAGAAPARIRADDWFRIIDAAQRKGLYTISTMVIGFGESYAQRARHLLKIRDQQDKATQDYDGNGFSGFAMWTLQTENTRLHGKAPGATAHEYLQQLAIARIALDNIPNIQASWPAQGFKVAQAALYYGANDLGSTMLEENVVSAAGGHDRHSVTKRELIRIAHDAGFTPAIRNSRFQIIEWPNVEEVLHQSEENREKERAVGAGR